One window of Flavobacteriales bacterium genomic DNA carries:
- a CDS encoding IS3 family transposase, which translates to MSVAQKRHAIATVQEGSIMERCQALDLARSSFYYQPKGESALNLELMRLMDEEYTKHCFHGVIGMRDFLRLEKGYWVNEKRVRRLLRLMGLEAVAPKPDLSKPANGHRVYPYLLRGVQIEAPGHVWSTDITYIAMGKGFLYLTAVMDWHSRYVLSWQISNTLDTSFCLEALHGALLQYPAPMIFNTDQGSQYTSDLFTGALIQEGIKVSMDGKGRATDNAFIERLWRSVKQQCVYRHSPADGNELRSLLAEYFAYYNHQRPHQHLDGLTPAHLYFGLPDTRNRTLTPNLVEPQFTLTNA; encoded by the coding sequence ATGAGCGTGGCACAAAAGCGGCATGCCATTGCCACCGTGCAGGAAGGCAGCATCATGGAGCGCTGCCAGGCGCTGGACCTTGCACGCAGCAGCTTCTACTATCAGCCCAAAGGAGAAAGCGCGTTGAACTTGGAATTGATGCGTTTGATGGATGAAGAGTACACCAAGCATTGCTTCCATGGAGTGATCGGCATGCGCGACTTTCTGAGGCTTGAAAAGGGCTATTGGGTGAACGAAAAGCGGGTGCGCAGGCTCCTTCGGCTAATGGGCTTGGAGGCCGTTGCGCCCAAGCCTGACCTGAGCAAACCCGCCAACGGGCATAGGGTCTATCCCTACTTGTTGAGAGGTGTGCAGATTGAAGCTCCGGGGCATGTTTGGAGCACCGACATCACCTACATCGCCATGGGCAAAGGGTTCCTGTATCTCACCGCCGTGATGGACTGGCACAGCCGCTACGTGCTCTCTTGGCAGATCAGCAACACCTTGGACACCTCCTTCTGTCTGGAAGCTTTGCATGGTGCGCTGTTGCAATATCCTGCACCAATGATCTTCAATACCGACCAAGGCAGCCAATACACCAGCGACCTCTTTACCGGGGCGTTGATCCAGGAAGGCATCAAGGTGAGCATGGATGGCAAGGGCCGGGCTACGGACAATGCGTTCATCGAACGACTTTGGAGAAGCGTGAAGCAGCAATGCGTCTATCGCCATAGCCCCGCCGATGGGAATGAGCTGCGCAGCCTTCTGGCCGAGTACTTCGCCTATTACAACCACCAACGACCACACCAGCACCTGGATGGACTGACCCCGGCACACCTTTACTTTGGTCTGCCCGATACCCGGAACCGTACCCTGACACCAAACCTTGTTGAACCCCAATTCACACTAACAAACGCCTGA
- a CDS encoding transposase, protein MTRKSRRKFTPAFKAQVALEAVKENHTMAELAMRFEIAQARIGQWKKQLAENAAGVFEGTPTASSAMPGGHDPEKLFAEIGRLKMENDLLKKPVR, encoded by the coding sequence ATGACCCGAAAAAGCAGAAGGAAGTTCACTCCCGCGTTCAAGGCTCAAGTTGCGCTTGAGGCCGTGAAGGAGAACCATACGATGGCAGAGCTGGCGATGCGCTTTGAGATCGCCCAAGCACGGATCGGCCAATGGAAGAAGCAGTTGGCGGAGAACGCCGCTGGGGTCTTTGAAGGGACCCCGACGGCGTCCTCCGCCATGCCAGGTGGTCACGACCCCGAAAAGTTGTTCGCCGAGATCGGCAGGTTGAAAATGGAGAACGACCTGCTGAAAAAACCAGTCCGATGA
- a CDS encoding IS256 family transposase: MKKRKVEKEKAFDYAKFEQEAIQGLTEGKGLIGEHGVLTGMIGRLLSAAFEGEMDAHLDQEKKRSNRRNGYTDKTVRTALGPVSVRPPRDRNGSFEPTIIKKWDRSLAPELENQILHLYGKGTSYEDIGDHLKKMYGVSYSPSFISSITDRVFEEIETWRNRPLEEVYVVIYLDAVHYKVRENRKVLTKAVYSVYGVRMDGERDVLGLFIGDAEGARHWARVLENIKDRGVKDVLFFSVDGLNGFSEAIQGVFTRAVVQRGIVHMVRTSLKFVSWKDYKTVCQGLRSIYQQDSPEAAWEKLQEFKREWVGRYPEIAAKWEKDWCELSPFLIIPMPYAGAIYTTNPVEALHRILRKATKTKGAFISESALEKQLYLTLKHNEKSWKRKVRSWPQILQSLSNMYPGKDWPMCWSEDPARRHSPLAWGQENVTVPQCRLTHISEYSPVLSVCSTPQKLDR, from the coding sequence ATGAAAAAGAGAAAAGTTGAAAAAGAGAAGGCGTTCGACTACGCCAAGTTCGAGCAAGAAGCCATCCAAGGATTGACAGAAGGCAAGGGCCTGATCGGAGAACACGGTGTGCTCACGGGCATGATCGGCCGCCTGCTTTCCGCCGCCTTCGAAGGGGAGATGGACGCGCATTTGGACCAGGAGAAGAAGCGGAGCAATAGGCGCAACGGCTACACCGACAAGACCGTGAGAACGGCACTGGGTCCCGTTTCGGTCAGGCCTCCGCGAGACCGCAACGGCAGTTTTGAGCCGACGATCATCAAGAAGTGGGACCGGTCGCTGGCCCCCGAACTGGAGAACCAGATCCTGCATCTGTACGGCAAGGGCACCAGCTACGAGGACATTGGGGACCATCTAAAGAAGATGTACGGGGTGAGCTACTCCCCATCGTTCATCAGCTCGATCACCGACCGGGTGTTCGAGGAGATCGAGACATGGCGCAACCGCCCGCTGGAAGAGGTGTACGTGGTCATTTATCTCGATGCGGTCCACTACAAGGTCCGGGAGAATAGAAAGGTGTTGACCAAAGCCGTTTACTCGGTATACGGGGTGAGGATGGACGGGGAACGTGATGTTCTCGGCTTGTTCATCGGCGATGCGGAAGGAGCACGCCATTGGGCGCGCGTTCTGGAGAACATCAAGGACCGCGGGGTAAAGGACGTGCTGTTCTTCAGCGTGGACGGCCTGAACGGCTTCAGCGAGGCGATCCAAGGCGTATTCACGCGAGCGGTCGTACAGCGCGGCATCGTCCATATGGTGCGCACCAGCTTGAAGTTCGTCTCTTGGAAGGACTACAAGACAGTTTGCCAAGGACTGCGTTCGATCTACCAGCAGGATAGTCCCGAAGCGGCCTGGGAAAAGCTCCAGGAGTTCAAGCGGGAATGGGTAGGGAGATATCCGGAGATCGCGGCCAAGTGGGAGAAAGACTGGTGCGAGCTAAGCCCGTTCTTGATCATCCCGATGCCATACGCAGGGGCGATCTACACCACGAACCCGGTGGAGGCCCTGCACCGCATTCTTCGCAAGGCCACCAAGACCAAGGGTGCGTTCATCAGCGAAAGTGCCTTGGAGAAGCAATTATATTTGACACTTAAGCACAACGAGAAAAGCTGGAAGAGAAAGGTCCGCAGCTGGCCGCAGATCCTTCAGTCGTTGAGCAACATGTACCCCGGGAAAGATTGGCCCATGTGCTGGTCTGAGGATCCGGCACGGAGACATTCTCCTTTGGCTTGGGGCCAGGAGAATGTCACCGTGCCTCAGTGCAGATTGACACACATTTCGGAATACTCCCCGGTGCTCTCTGTTTGTAGTACTCCCCAAAAACTGGACAGGTAG